In Arachis hypogaea cultivar Tifrunner chromosome 2, arahy.Tifrunner.gnm2.J5K5, whole genome shotgun sequence, a genomic segment contains:
- the LOC112728513 gene encoding anthocyanidin 3-O-glucosyltransferase 5 has product MATNIVQSLMKHDLFHIIHIIHLPPIDIPTNTNTGTKLAMLMRELIPHICHEISTMTSPKPTILITDLFGSLVMPIAEKFNMSKLVFFTSNAWNVALTLHTPTLDEVVEGEYTDQKECIQIPGCNPISPCDLFTPLLDRNDQLYHEYLQICEQIRKVDGIFVNTFHELEAKTIVALRSGNISKVTVYPIGPLIREAKKQSCEDENRDYVIDWLDKQEEESVIYVSLGSGYTMSHEQVKDMALGLELSGKKFVWSLTSPSTKAGDDHYLTAGENAKSNGVAISQASVSSFPDEFYKIQSKGLARVCHVGFQLWRGLYLRIK; this is encoded by the exons CTCTTTCACATCATTCATATCATTCATCTCCCACCTATTGATATTCCTACTAATACAAACACAGGAACAAAGCTAGCAATGCTAATGAGAGAATTAATCCCACATATTTGTCATGAAATCTCCACCATGACATCACCAAAACCAACCATTCTCATCACAGACCTATTTGGATCACTAGTGATGCCCATTGCTGAAAAATTCAACATGTCAAAGCTTGTTTTTTTCACTTCTAATGCATGGAATGTTGCACTTACACTTCACACCCCAACATTAGATGAAGTGGTGGAAGGTGAGTACACAGATCAAAAGGAGTGTATCCAAATTCCTGGTTGCAACCCCATAAGCCCTTGTGATTTGTTCACACCATTGCTTGATAGGAATGATCAATTGTATCATGAATATCTCCAAATTTGTGAGCAGATAAGAAAGGTTGATGGGATTTTTGTGAACACTTTTCATGAGCTAGAGGCTAAGACAATTGTGGCACTAAGAAGTGGGAACATATCTAAGGTAACAGTTTATCCAATTGGGCCATTGATTAGGGAAGCTAAAAAGCAAAGCTGTGAGGATGAAAATAGAGATTATGTTATTGATTGGTTAGACAAGCAAGAAGAAGAGTCAGTGATATATGTATCACTTGGTAGTGGATACACAATGTCACATGAACAAGTCAAAGACATGGCTTTGGGGTTGGAGCTAAGTGGGAAGAAATTTGTTTGGTCTTTAACTTCACCATCTACAAAAGCTGGGGATGATCATTATCTCACGGCAGGCGAGAATGCCAAATCGAATGGCGTTGCTATATCTCAAGCATCAGTCAGTTCTTTCCCAGATGAATTCTACAAGATACAAAGCAAGGGATTGGCG AGAGTGTGTCATGTGGGGTTCCAATTGTGGCGTGGCCTCTATTTGCGGATCAAATGA
- the LOC112751908 gene encoding heme A synthase COX15 isoform X1 — protein MLGRRFLSSIVKRNKYSSYHNHQPLIRTTKPPSSSSSSTHETIKLLSPPIIARHYFINAFRHRPLLKGQNVPCFRSFSRTASVGAEQKEGLKLLVNGGVQAQKAVGTWLFCSAAWVFSLVVLGGITRLTRSGLSMTDWKFTGTLPPMSDEEWHQEFEKYKQSPEYKRVNKGMKLEDFKFIYWMEYAHRMWGRALGILFVLPYSYFLRKGYLTVKLGLRLCSLFALGAGQGFIGWWMVKSGLEEPPSEYVQPRVSPYRLAAHLTSAFAIYCGLFWTALSVVMPEPPAESLAWVRGAAKVKRLALPISLLVGLTAISGAFVAGNDAGHAFNTFPKMGDTWIPDDIFEMTPLIRNFFENTSTVQLDHRILATASLLSVAILWLSTRKLDIHPAVRALIGGTLGMAALQVTLGVSTLLSYVPVSLGSAHQAGALTLLSFMILLNHTTRKPSLSLLKSLPAVVKSQNF, from the exons atGTTGGGAAGGCGATTCCTAAGTTCAATTGTGAAGCGCAACAAGTATTCTTCATATCACAATCACCAACCCTTAATAAGAACAACAAAACcaccctcttcttcctcttcatccaCCCATGAAACCATCAAGCTTCTCTCTCCTCCCATCATTGCTAGGCACTACTTCATCAATGCTTTTCGTCATCGTCCCCTTCTCAAG GGACAGAATGTGCCTTGTTTCAGGAGCTTTTCTAGGACAGCCTCTGTTGGAGCTGAGCAGAAAGAAGGGTTGAAACTGCTTGTGAATGGGGGTGTTCAAGCCCAGAAAGCGGTTGGAACATGGCTGTTTTGCTCAGCCGCATGGGTGTTTAGTTTGGTGGTACTTGGTGGCATTACCAGGCTCACCAGATCCGGTCTTTCCATGACCGATTGGAAGTTCACTGGTACTCTCCCTCCGATGTCTGACGAGGAATGGCATCAAGAATTTGAGAAATATAAGCAGTCGCCTGAGTACAAGCG TGTTAACAAAGGGATGAAACTTGAAGATTTCAAATTCATATATTGGATGGAATATGCACATAGAATGTGGGGAAGGGCACTGGGAATTCTGTTTGTGTTGCCTTATTCATATTTTCTCCGGAAGGGGTACCTTACAGTGAAATTGGGACTGAGACTCTGTTCTCTGTTTGCTCTGGGTGCGGGGCAAGGTTTCATCGGCTGGTGGATGGTTAAAAGCGGTTTAGAG GAACCACCATCGGAGTATGTGCAACCAAGGGTAAGCCCATATCGTCTTGCAGCTCATCTTACGTCGGCATTTGCTATTTATTGTGGTCTCTTTTGGACTGCATTATCTGTTGTTATGCCTGAACCACCAGCTGAATCACTAGCGTGGGTTCGTGGGGCTGCCAAAGTGAAGAGACTTGCATTACCTATCAGCTTACTTGTCGGTCTTACTGCTATCTCGGGTGCATTTGTTGCTGGAAATGATGCT GGGCATGCATTTAATACATTTCCGAAGATGGGTGATACATGGATACCTGATGACATTTTTGAAATGACACCTCTGATTCGGAATTTCTTCGAGAATACATCAACTGTGCAG CTTGACCACCGTATACTTGCCACTGCATCTCTACTTTCAGTCGCCATTTTATGGTTGTCGACAAGAAAGCTGGACATACACCCTGCAGTAAGAGCATTGATTGGGGGCACTCTTGGCATGGCAGCTCTTCAG GTGACCTTAGGAGTTTCAACACTTCTCTCATATGTACCTGTTTCACTGGGATCTGCACATCAAGCTGGTGCCTTAACACTTCTTTCATTTATGATATTGCTTAACCACACAACTCGAAAGCCTTCATTATCCCTTCTCAAATCATTACCTGCAGTTGTCAAATCACAAAACTTCTGA
- the LOC112751908 gene encoding heme A synthase COX15 isoform X2 produces MLGRRFLSSIVKRNKYSSYHNHQPLIRTTKPPSSSSSSTHETIKLLSPPIIARHYFINAFRHRPLLKGQNVPCFRSFSRTASVGAEQKEGLKLLVNGGVQAQKAVGTWLFCSAAWVFSLVVLGGITRLTRSGLSMTDWKFTGTLPPMSDEEWHQEFEKYKQSPEYKRVNKGMKLEDFKFIYWMEYAHRMWGRALGILFVLPYSYFLRKGYLTVKLGLRLCSLFALGAGQGFIGWWMVKSGLEEPPSEYVQPRVSPYRLAAHLTSAFAIYCGLFWTALSVVMPEPPAESLAWVRGAAKVKRLALPISLLVGLTAISGAFVAGNDAGHAFNTFPKMGDTWIPDDIFEMTPLIRNFFENTSTVQLDHRILATASLLSVAILWLSTRKLDIHPAVRALIGGTLGMAALQL; encoded by the exons atGTTGGGAAGGCGATTCCTAAGTTCAATTGTGAAGCGCAACAAGTATTCTTCATATCACAATCACCAACCCTTAATAAGAACAACAAAACcaccctcttcttcctcttcatccaCCCATGAAACCATCAAGCTTCTCTCTCCTCCCATCATTGCTAGGCACTACTTCATCAATGCTTTTCGTCATCGTCCCCTTCTCAAG GGACAGAATGTGCCTTGTTTCAGGAGCTTTTCTAGGACAGCCTCTGTTGGAGCTGAGCAGAAAGAAGGGTTGAAACTGCTTGTGAATGGGGGTGTTCAAGCCCAGAAAGCGGTTGGAACATGGCTGTTTTGCTCAGCCGCATGGGTGTTTAGTTTGGTGGTACTTGGTGGCATTACCAGGCTCACCAGATCCGGTCTTTCCATGACCGATTGGAAGTTCACTGGTACTCTCCCTCCGATGTCTGACGAGGAATGGCATCAAGAATTTGAGAAATATAAGCAGTCGCCTGAGTACAAGCG TGTTAACAAAGGGATGAAACTTGAAGATTTCAAATTCATATATTGGATGGAATATGCACATAGAATGTGGGGAAGGGCACTGGGAATTCTGTTTGTGTTGCCTTATTCATATTTTCTCCGGAAGGGGTACCTTACAGTGAAATTGGGACTGAGACTCTGTTCTCTGTTTGCTCTGGGTGCGGGGCAAGGTTTCATCGGCTGGTGGATGGTTAAAAGCGGTTTAGAG GAACCACCATCGGAGTATGTGCAACCAAGGGTAAGCCCATATCGTCTTGCAGCTCATCTTACGTCGGCATTTGCTATTTATTGTGGTCTCTTTTGGACTGCATTATCTGTTGTTATGCCTGAACCACCAGCTGAATCACTAGCGTGGGTTCGTGGGGCTGCCAAAGTGAAGAGACTTGCATTACCTATCAGCTTACTTGTCGGTCTTACTGCTATCTCGGGTGCATTTGTTGCTGGAAATGATGCT GGGCATGCATTTAATACATTTCCGAAGATGGGTGATACATGGATACCTGATGACATTTTTGAAATGACACCTCTGATTCGGAATTTCTTCGAGAATACATCAACTGTGCAG CTTGACCACCGTATACTTGCCACTGCATCTCTACTTTCAGTCGCCATTTTATGGTTGTCGACAAGAAAGCTGGACATACACCCTGCAGTAAGAGCATTGATTGGGGGCACTCTTGGCATGGCAGCTCTTCAG TTATAA